Proteins from a single region of Fusobacterium gonidiaformans ATCC 25563:
- the dnaK gene encoding molecular chaperone DnaK — translation MAKIIGIDLGTTNSCVAIMEGGSATIIPNAEGARTTPSVVNIKDNGETIVGEIAKRQAVTNPNSTVSSIKTYMGSDHKVEIFGKKYTPQEISAKTLQKLKKDAEAYLGEEVKEAVITVPAYFTDAQRQATKDAGTIAGLEVKRIINEPTAAALAYGLEKKKEEKVLVFDLGGGTFDVSILEIADGVIEVISTAGNNHLGGDDFDKKIIDWMVTEFKKETGLDLSSDKMAYQRLKDAAEKAKKELSTMMETPISLPFITMDATGPKHLEMKLTRAKFNDLTRDLVEATQGPTKTALSDASLQPGEIDEVLLVGGSTRIPAVQEWVEAYFGKKPNKGINPDEVVAAGAAIQGGVLMGDVKDVLLLDVTPLSLGIETLGGVFTKMIEKNTTIPVKKSQVYSTAVDNQPAVTINVLQGERSRAADNHKLGEFNLEGIPAAPRGVPQIEVTFDIDANGIVHVSAKDLGTGKENKVTISGSTNLSKEEIDRMTKEAEANAAEDKKFEELIAARNQADMLISSTEKSMKDHADKLGEEDKKNIEAAIEELKKVKDGDSKEAIDQAVEKLSQAAHKFAEELYKDAQAQQAQGAAGNTGAGSANEDVAEAEVVD, via the coding sequence ATGGCTAAAATTATAGGAATTGACTTAGGAACTACAAACTCATGTGTAGCAATTATGGAAGGAGGATCTGCGACAATTATTCCGAATGCGGAAGGAGCAAGAACCACTCCATCGGTTGTTAATATTAAAGATAACGGAGAAACCATTGTAGGAGAAATCGCAAAAAGACAAGCGGTAACAAATCCAAATTCTACAGTAAGTTCTATCAAAACATATATGGGATCTGACCATAAGGTAGAAATTTTTGGGAAAAAATATACTCCACAAGAAATTTCCGCAAAAACATTACAAAAATTGAAAAAAGATGCGGAAGCTTACTTGGGAGAAGAAGTAAAAGAAGCGGTTATTACAGTACCTGCTTATTTTACAGATGCTCAAAGACAAGCAACAAAAGATGCCGGAACCATTGCCGGATTAGAAGTAAAGAGAATTATCAACGAACCGACAGCAGCAGCTTTGGCTTATGGTTTGGAAAAGAAGAAAGAAGAAAAAGTATTGGTATTTGACCTTGGAGGAGGAACATTTGACGTATCTATCCTAGAAATTGCAGATGGAGTCATTGAAGTTATTTCTACTGCAGGAAATAACCACCTAGGAGGAGACGATTTCGATAAGAAAATCATCGATTGGATGGTAACAGAATTTAAGAAAGAAACAGGCTTAGATTTATCAAGTGATAAAATGGCTTACCAAAGATTGAAAGATGCTGCAGAAAAAGCAAAGAAAGAATTGTCTACAATGATGGAAACTCCAATTTCATTACCGTTTATTACCATGGATGCAACAGGACCAAAACACTTGGAAATGAAATTGACAAGAGCAAAATTCAATGACTTAACAAGAGATTTAGTAGAAGCAACACAAGGGCCTACAAAAACAGCTTTATCCGATGCAAGCTTACAACCGGGAGAAATTGATGAAGTATTGTTAGTAGGAGGTTCTACAAGAATTCCGGCAGTGCAAGAATGGGTAGAAGCTTACTTTGGAAAGAAACCTAACAAAGGAATCAATCCGGACGAAGTGGTTGCCGCAGGAGCCGCTATTCAAGGTGGAGTGTTGATGGGAGATGTCAAAGACGTATTGTTGCTTGATGTCACTCCATTGTCTTTAGGAATTGAAACTTTAGGTGGAGTATTCACAAAGATGATTGAAAAAAATACAACTATCCCAGTAAAAAAATCACAAGTATACTCAACTGCAGTCGATAACCAACCGGCAGTAACTATCAATGTGTTACAAGGAGAAAGATCAAGAGCAGCAGATAACCATAAATTAGGAGAATTTAACTTGGAAGGAATTCCGGCAGCACCAAGAGGAGTTCCTCAAATTGAAGTAACTTTTGATATTGATGCAAATGGAATTGTACATGTTTCTGCGAAAGATTTAGGAACAGGAAAAGAAAATAAAGTAACGATCTCTGGTTCTACAAACTTGTCAAAAGAAGAAATCGATAGAATGACAAAAGAAGCAGAAGCAAATGCAGCAGAAGATAAGAAATTTGAAGAATTAATTGCTGCTAGAAACCAAGCAGATATGTTAATCTCTTCGACTGAAAAATCTATGAAAGACCATGCAGATAAATTGGGAGAAGAAGATAAGAAAAACATTGAAGCAGCTATCGAAGAATTGAAAAAAGTAAAAGATGGAGATAGCAAAGAAGCCATTGATCAAGCAGTAGAAAAATTATCACAAGCAGCACATAAGTTTGCAGAAGAGCTATATAAAGATGCTCAAGCACAACAAGCACAAGGAGCAGCAGGAAATACAGGAGCAGGATCTGCAAATGAAGATGTTGCAGAAGCAGAAGTTGTGGACTAA
- a CDS encoding cold-shock protein produces the protein MLKGTVKWFNNEKGFGFITGEDTVDYFVHFSGIAGEGFKSLEEGQAVTFEVSEGKKGPMAVEVTKAN, from the coding sequence ATGCTAAAAGGTACAGTGAAATGGTTTAACAATGAAAAAGGATTTGGATTTATTACTGGAGAAGATACCGTAGATTATTTTGTACACTTTTCTGGAATCGCTGGAGAAGGGTTCAAAAGTTTAGAAGAAGGACAAGCCGTTACCTTTGAAGTAAGCGAAGGAAAAAAAGGACCTATGGCTGTGGAAGTAACAAAAGCAAACTAA
- the guaB gene encoding IMP dehydrogenase, with the protein MNGKILKEAITFDDVLLVPARSEVLPHQVSLKTRLTKKITLNVPILSAAMDTVTESDLAIALARQGGIGFIHKNMSIEEQAAEVDRVKRSESGMITNPITLNQESTVMQAEEIMRRYKISGLPVIEEDGKLIGIITNRDIKYRKDMNQLVGEIMTKEKLITAPVGTTLDEAKEVLLANRIEKLPITDEEGYLKGLITIKDIDNIIQYPNACKDEKGTLRCGAAVGIGPDTLDRVKALVEAGVDIITVDSAHGHSKGVIEMVRKIREAFPDLDLIGGNIVTAEAAKDLVEAGANAVKVGIGPGSICTTRVVAGVGVPQLTAVNDVYEYCKNQGIGVIADGGIKLSGDIVKALAAGADCVMLGGLLAGTKEAPGEEILLEGKKFKSYVGMGSIAAMKRGSKDRYFQTETDAQKLVPEGIEGRIAYKGAVKDVVFQLCGGIRAGMGYCGTPTIERLQVEGRFMKITGAGLLESHPHDITITKEAPNYSK; encoded by the coding sequence ATGAATGGTAAAATTTTGAAAGAAGCGATTACTTTTGATGATGTGTTATTGGTTCCAGCTCGTTCGGAAGTGCTACCTCACCAAGTGAGTTTAAAGACAAGGTTAACAAAGAAAATTACTTTAAATGTACCTATTTTAAGTGCTGCTATGGATACGGTAACAGAGTCTGATTTGGCAATTGCTTTGGCAAGACAAGGGGGAATTGGATTTATTCACAAAAATATGTCGATTGAAGAACAAGCGGCAGAAGTGGATCGAGTAAAAAGATCAGAAAGTGGAATGATCACAAATCCCATTACTTTAAATCAAGAAAGCACAGTGATGCAAGCAGAAGAAATTATGCGACGATATAAAATTTCTGGACTTCCTGTTATTGAAGAAGATGGAAAACTAATTGGAATTATCACAAATCGTGATATTAAGTATCGAAAAGATATGAATCAGTTGGTTGGTGAGATTATGACAAAAGAAAAGTTGATTACAGCTCCTGTGGGAACAACTTTAGATGAAGCAAAAGAAGTATTATTAGCAAACCGTATTGAAAAATTACCAATTACAGACGAAGAAGGATATTTGAAAGGATTGATTACCATTAAAGATATTGATAATATCATTCAATATCCAAATGCTTGTAAAGATGAAAAAGGAACTTTACGTTGTGGAGCGGCTGTAGGAATTGGACCGGACACTTTAGATCGTGTCAAAGCTTTGGTAGAAGCAGGAGTGGATATTATTACCGTGGATTCTGCCCATGGACATTCTAAGGGAGTTATTGAAATGGTTCGAAAAATTCGAGAAGCTTTTCCGGACTTAGATTTGATTGGAGGAAATATCGTAACTGCAGAAGCGGCAAAAGATTTAGTAGAAGCAGGAGCGAATGCCGTGAAAGTAGGAATTGGACCCGGTTCTATTTGTACTACTCGTGTGGTGGCAGGAGTTGGGGTACCTCAATTAACAGCAGTCAATGATGTGTATGAATATTGTAAGAACCAAGGAATTGGAGTTATTGCAGATGGAGGAATTAAGCTTTCCGGAGATATTGTAAAAGCTCTAGCTGCAGGAGCAGATTGCGTGATGCTAGGAGGACTTTTGGCAGGAACCAAAGAAGCTCCCGGAGAAGAAATTTTATTGGAAGGAAAGAAATTTAAAAGTTATGTAGGAATGGGATCCATTGCTGCTATGAAACGAGGGTCAAAAGATCGATATTTCCAAACGGAAACAGATGCTCAAAAATTAGTTCCGGAAGGAATTGAAGGAAGAATTGCCTATAAGGGAGCAGTGAAAGATGTCGTATTCCAGCTTTGTGGAGGAATCCGAGCAGGAATGGGATATTGTGGAACTCCTACCATTGAAAGATTGCAAGTAGAGGGAAGATTTATGAAAATCACAGGAGCAGGACTACTAGAAAGTCATCCACATGATATTACTATCACCAAGGAAGCTCCAAATTATTCAAAATAG
- the hrcA gene encoding heat-inducible transcriptional repressor HrcA, with translation MGISDREKLVLNAIVNYYLTFGDTIGSRTLVKKYGIELSSATIRNVMADLEDMGFIGKTHTSSGRIPTDKGYRYYLNELLKVERLSQQERESIEGFYEERIGELDKLLETTSSLLSKLTSYAGIAVEPRIVDSEIHRVELIHIDEYFVMAVIIMKDRRVKTKKIHLINPLSEKELGSIAKELNERIQYEHLTVKEIEEFILGGDMIQSSETSMEDLNRFFIDNVTSMFKERDVDSASEVLDFLSEKKDIRQMFGRLIQKRENIGQGVQVIFGDELGIKELEDYSFVYSLYQLGGAQGIIGVIGPKRMAYSKTVGLLDCVTKEVNRAIDRIEKKEVKK, from the coding sequence ATGGGTATTAGTGACAGAGAAAAATTGGTTTTGAATGCCATAGTGAACTATTATTTGACCTTCGGAGATACGATAGGTTCTAGAACTCTAGTCAAAAAATACGGAATTGAGCTTTCTTCTGCAACCATTCGTAATGTTATGGCAGATTTAGAAGATATGGGCTTTATTGGAAAAACTCATACCTCTTCTGGAAGAATTCCAACGGATAAGGGATATCGTTATTACCTAAATGAATTATTAAAGGTGGAACGATTATCTCAACAAGAACGAGAAAGTATAGAAGGATTCTATGAAGAACGAATTGGAGAATTAGATAAATTATTAGAAACCACTTCGAGTCTACTATCAAAATTAACAAGTTATGCAGGAATTGCAGTAGAGCCTAGAATTGTAGATTCAGAAATTCATAGAGTGGAACTGATTCATATTGATGAATATTTTGTCATGGCAGTCATTATTATGAAAGATCGAAGAGTCAAAACAAAGAAAATTCATCTGATTAACCCTCTTTCAGAAAAAGAATTGGGAAGCATTGCAAAAGAATTGAATGAGCGAATTCAATACGAGCATTTAACAGTGAAAGAAATAGAAGAATTCATTTTGGGTGGCGATATGATTCAATCTTCGGAAACATCAATGGAAGATTTAAATCGTTTCTTTATTGACAATGTGACAAGTATGTTTAAAGAACGAGATGTTGACAGTGCCAGTGAAGTTCTAGATTTCCTTTCTGAAAAGAAAGATATTCGGCAAATGTTTGGGCGACTGATTCAAAAGCGAGAAAATATTGGACAGGGAGTGCAAGTTATCTTCGGAGATGAATTAGGTATCAAAGAATTGGAAGATTATAGTTTTGTGTATTCTTTGTATCAATTAGGAGGAGCACAGGGAATTATTGGAGTCATAGGACCAAAGAGAATGGCATATTCCAAGACAGTAGGGTTATTGGATTGTGTGACAAAAGAAGTAAATCGAGCAATTGATAGAATAGAGAAAAAGGAAGTGAAGAAATGA
- a CDS encoding mechanosensitive ion channel family protein translates to MNQIFLELSKMLTELLPYLFLKGISLLALIVIFPKLVKYFIRFLDKVMLRRGLDDLLMSFTESFVSTLGYIILFFSAVGILGVKATSLMAVLGTAGLAVGLALQGSLSNLAGGVLILFFKQFTKGDYIAIASGQEGTVQSIRILYTTLVTVNNQLIIIPNSQLANGYIINYSTNPERRMDLTYSASYDDKVDDVIAVLTKIAESHPKVLKNKPITIRLKQHSASSLDYMFRVWTLQEDYWDTMFDFNETVRKEFDKHGIEIPYNKLDIYTK, encoded by the coding sequence ATGAACCAAATATTTTTAGAACTTAGCAAGATGTTGACAGAACTTTTACCCTATTTATTTTTAAAAGGGATTTCTCTTCTTGCATTGATTGTGATTTTTCCGAAATTAGTCAAGTATTTTATTCGATTTTTGGATAAGGTGATGCTTCGACGAGGGCTTGATGACTTACTAATGAGTTTTACGGAATCTTTTGTATCTACTTTAGGATATATTATCCTATTTTTTAGTGCAGTAGGAATTCTAGGAGTGAAAGCAACTTCGCTCATGGCGGTTTTAGGAACAGCCGGTCTTGCGGTTGGTTTAGCCTTACAAGGAAGCTTATCAAACTTAGCAGGAGGTGTTTTAATTTTATTCTTTAAGCAGTTTACCAAAGGAGATTATATTGCCATTGCTTCCGGTCAAGAGGGAACAGTACAGTCAATACGAATTTTGTATACTACCTTGGTAACTGTGAATAATCAGCTTATTATTATTCCGAATAGCCAATTAGCCAATGGATATATTATCAATTATTCAACCAATCCGGAGAGAAGAATGGATTTAACCTATTCGGCGTCCTATGATGATAAGGTTGATGATGTGATTGCTGTTTTGACAAAAATAGCAGAAAGTCATCCAAAAGTTTTAAAGAATAAGCCGATTACAATACGTTTAAAGCAACATAGTGCGAGTTCTTTGGATTACATGTTTCGAGTTTGGACTTTACAAGAAGACTATTGGGATACAATGTTTGATTTTAATGAAACTGTTAGAAAAGAATTCGATAAACATGGAATTGAAATACCATATAATAAACTAGATATTTATACTAAATAA
- the grpE gene encoding nucleotide exchange factor GrpE, whose product MTDEAKKEEVLEEVKEEILEAEEVKEETTEKTLSPEEEIGKLKAEIEDWKQSYLRKQADFQNFTKRKEKEIDELRQYSSQKIVEKLLGSLDNLERAISAAKETNDFDGLVQGVEMILRNIQDVMKSEGVEEIEALGKEFDPMFHHAVMQEDSPEFKDNEVMLELQKGYKMKDKVIRPSMVKVCKKS is encoded by the coding sequence ATGACGGACGAAGCAAAAAAGGAAGAAGTCCTAGAAGAAGTAAAGGAAGAGATTTTAGAAGCAGAAGAAGTGAAAGAAGAAACGACTGAAAAAACTCTTTCTCCGGAAGAAGAAATTGGAAAGTTAAAAGCAGAAATTGAAGATTGGAAACAATCTTACTTACGAAAACAAGCAGATTTCCAAAATTTTACAAAAAGAAAAGAAAAAGAAATCGATGAATTACGTCAATATTCTTCTCAAAAGATTGTAGAAAAATTGTTGGGAAGTTTAGATAATTTGGAAAGAGCTATTTCCGCTGCAAAAGAAACCAATGATTTCGACGGCTTGGTACAAGGGGTAGAAATGATTCTACGAAATATTCAAGATGTTATGAAATCAGAAGGAGTCGAAGAAATTGAAGCTCTTGGAAAAGAATTCGATCCGATGTTTCATCATGCAGTAATGCAAGAAGATAGTCCTGAATTTAAGGATAACGAAGTGATGTTGGAATTACAAAAAGGATACAAAATGAAAGATAAAGTAATTCGACCATCTATGGTAAAAGTATGTAAAAAATCTTAG
- a CDS encoding toxin-antitoxin system YwqK family antitoxin, with amino-acid sequence MKMKQCMGIFLIMSSCLFAEIREITPLSEFSSVLLGETVQKNTKPEKVISHNAEEKKSVSTMSGIPKHSRNISQKDTSQFIDISEQDNRNGVIYRQGEESPFTGVFALFMGDWIQYIETYKNGKLDGESSWYSQNGTQILLEQYQAGKLHGNQLSYYENGNPKAEVMYDKGKITGVISFSKDGKEIHKSIFNNGTGIWKLYWENGNVLEVGKYTNFRKDGIWKKYNEDGSLESTLEYQNGRLLKETWGE; translated from the coding sequence ATGAAGATGAAACAATGTATGGGAATATTTTTGATAATGAGCTCTTGCTTATTTGCAGAAATTCGAGAGATTACTCCATTATCAGAATTTTCTAGTGTTCTTTTGGGAGAAACTGTTCAAAAAAATACGAAACCAGAAAAAGTAATTAGTCACAATGCAGAAGAAAAGAAGAGTGTTTCCACAATGTCAGGAATACCAAAACATAGTCGAAATATTTCTCAAAAAGATACTTCACAATTTATAGATATTTCAGAACAAGACAATCGGAATGGTGTGATTTATCGTCAAGGAGAAGAAAGTCCGTTTACCGGAGTATTTGCTTTATTTATGGGAGATTGGATTCAATACATTGAAACCTATAAAAATGGAAAGTTGGATGGAGAGAGTTCTTGGTATTCTCAAAATGGAACACAGATTTTACTAGAACAATATCAAGCTGGAAAGTTGCATGGAAATCAATTATCCTATTATGAAAATGGGAATCCGAAAGCAGAAGTGATGTATGATAAAGGAAAAATTACTGGGGTCATCTCTTTTTCTAAGGATGGAAAAGAAATTCATAAAAGTATTTTTAACAATGGAACGGGAATTTGGAAGTTGTATTGGGAAAATGGCAATGTCTTAGAGGTAGGAAAATATACAAATTTCCGTAAAGATGGAATTTGGAAGAAATACAATGAAGATGGAAGTTTAGAAAGCACTCTAGAATATCAAAATGGAAGACTCTTAAAAGAAACGTGGGGAGAATAG